Proteins encoded in a region of the Paenibacillus pedocola genome:
- a CDS encoding carbohydrate binding domain-containing protein, which yields MKKNISAALAAVALVTGLLSPLGSGAVTAAPASNPQQSVAASNMKAFTDVRADHWAARSVQRWSDTGIISGYGDGTFRPNNQVTKAEFAVIMNRIFNYKAEAAVLPADAAGHLWFSKDIAKGIAAGYLSADPANLIHPSAMLSRAEAAVALQKIFRLEDAKPKAVYTDLAGAGIELTDAITALTAAGYLQGYPGGLFKPGGAISRAELARIVDLMVPGLVTSPGEVSLGTVKGNVVLNSTDILLQDTVIEGNLYLTEGIGEGNVMLQGVQVTGTTFIRGGGEHSVSLDNSKLGKVVVARPGGNVRIQASGGTAAGTVQLESAATLEEGKLTGAGFTDVEIRSGAKAVTLKGEFSNASTADNQAGSLALSLSGKLGKLTLNTPSQVLLAGNARVAELLISANAAGTALLGNGSFGAVTNNAEGVTSGGAALTKGSSSELKVVAPASSPSPASGGSSGTGATAAPTPTPTATPTPTPTPTPTPTPTPTPTPTATPTPTPTPTPTPTPAADPWTLVWNDEFNDGVIDPAKWTYDLGDGSAVGNPGWGNNELEWYTNDEKNVKETDGNLVITAIKEAQNGKEYTSSRIKTNGLFSKKYGKFEIRAKAPTGKGLWPAIWMLPENYEYGNWAASGEIDIMEGWGSRPNTVAGTIHYGSQWPDNVYSGKEYVFPGNGTIAQFHTYSIEWEPGEIRWYVDGVLYSTKNDWYSLSSGQPANNAYPAPFNQEFHLLLNLAVGGNFDGNPTAETVFPQSMAIDYVRVYELTGRAYREPVPVTLAKEPYLEGSLAPLADGNFIHNNGFTEQVAGDAGMGIPNTAHWVLYKEAGADAAVSLEPVNGRNFLKVNISSAGGNSYSIQPQAIVSLAKGRFYKLSFDAKTDASRSMNARLTGGASRGYQAYSPGLKAELTGTLGHYEMMFQMKENSDIAARVEFNLGTNSSPVWLGNARLEEIDSIPFEHDSAKMPLGSGNHLYNGTFDLGETDRLSYWHTAASGGAEVSSHVDGEGQLQLQITGSGAAGADVILLQKGIFLVQGQDYRLTFDADVTSTRTAAVELRGKDGRLYASREVQLPAGAHSITAEFPGLAGATDHEGQFVLRLGGSPGTVGLDNFVLLRTSTYYDPSLVYYPLVNGDFSFGWSSWERLLTEQGGQSAAAVTDGAAKFSISNTGSQNYSVMLFQNGLKVASGTEYIIEFDAKSSVARKISVNAENASYKPSFSQTIDVSPDGAHYRFEFRQGEKDTLSLKFLMGKVDGVSIPGSHDITIDNVKFEIKNAPAKPQELLADSSNNRVGQPIELTFIDNAAWRSKIGAVKVNGTAVAVGQYTVQPGVITIAAAVFPAEGSYAVTVEAGGYVNAAVTQAILANDNNLVVNGSFSSGRTGWSTWSGEGGAAAFSADEGVANIAISAAGSQTWANQFFQEGIQLQAGKTYELSFKAKSTVPRQIIVEYSGTSAASAQARFNITATWATYSAQFTVADGSALKLNYLIGATLGVDKTANSTPHTISLDDITIREVTGGTPVEPATGTLDNGTFDPSKGLAGWTQYFDGTGSAQALNGELAVSLTGTGGANYSAQVDYAELKLEQGKTYKLTFQARSDVDRLIEVAVEHKGGDYTKYLPARQVALTNTMSEYSYTFTMDGATDSLVHLVFLMGLIAGNSAETNQAIKAGNQIVIDNVTLVEIP from the coding sequence ATGAAAAAGAATATTTCGGCGGCGCTTGCTGCTGTAGCCCTAGTAACCGGACTGTTATCGCCGCTGGGCAGTGGTGCCGTTACTGCAGCGCCAGCGTCAAATCCACAGCAGTCGGTTGCAGCCAGTAATATGAAAGCGTTTACTGATGTGAGAGCGGACCATTGGGCTGCCCGGTCGGTGCAGCGCTGGAGTGACACTGGCATCATCAGCGGGTACGGAGACGGCACCTTTCGTCCGAATAACCAGGTGACGAAGGCGGAGTTCGCCGTCATTATGAACCGGATCTTTAATTACAAGGCCGAGGCCGCTGTGCTTCCTGCCGATGCTGCAGGGCATCTCTGGTTCAGCAAAGATATCGCCAAAGGCATTGCCGCCGGATATTTAAGTGCGGACCCGGCTAACCTCATTCATCCTTCCGCGATGCTCTCGCGTGCGGAGGCAGCGGTGGCGCTGCAGAAGATTTTCCGGCTGGAAGATGCTAAACCGAAGGCGGTTTACACGGATTTGGCAGGCGCCGGCATTGAACTGACCGATGCCATTACGGCACTTACGGCAGCCGGTTATTTACAAGGCTATCCCGGAGGCTTATTTAAGCCGGGTGGAGCGATCAGCCGCGCTGAGCTGGCCCGGATCGTGGATCTGATGGTTCCCGGACTCGTAACGTCGCCGGGAGAGGTTTCTTTGGGAACTGTAAAAGGCAACGTAGTGCTGAACAGTACGGATATTCTTTTGCAGGACACGGTAATCGAAGGCAATCTCTACCTCACCGAAGGGATTGGCGAAGGCAACGTCATGCTTCAAGGGGTGCAGGTGACGGGTACCACCTTCATCCGCGGAGGCGGAGAACATAGCGTGAGCCTCGACAACAGTAAGCTCGGAAAGGTAGTGGTGGCCAGACCCGGAGGTAATGTGCGCATTCAGGCCAGCGGCGGAACCGCCGCGGGAACAGTACAGCTTGAATCCGCGGCAACACTGGAGGAAGGAAAGCTGACCGGGGCTGGATTTACGGATGTTGAAATCCGCTCAGGAGCCAAGGCGGTGACATTGAAGGGTGAGTTCAGCAATGCCAGTACAGCGGATAACCAAGCAGGCAGCTTAGCGCTGAGCCTCTCCGGCAAGCTGGGTAAGCTTACCTTGAATACCCCAAGCCAGGTTCTGCTTGCCGGCAATGCCCGGGTTGCAGAGCTGCTGATTTCTGCGAATGCCGCAGGTACAGCGCTGCTGGGTAACGGGAGCTTCGGTGCTGTCACGAATAACGCCGAGGGCGTAACCAGCGGCGGTGCGGCGCTAACTAAAGGCAGCAGCAGTGAGCTGAAGGTGGTTGCACCAGCCTCCAGCCCGTCTCCGGCGAGCGGCGGCTCCTCCGGTACCGGCGCTACAGCAGCCCCGACGCCAACACCAACAGCAACACCAACACCAACGCCAACACCAACACCAACACCAACACCAACACCAACACCAACACCAACAGCAACACCAACACCAACGCCAACGCCAACGCCAACGCCAACACCTGCGGCGGACCCATGGACACTGGTGTGGAATGATGAATTTAATGACGGTGTCATCGATCCCGCGAAGTGGACCTATGATCTTGGAGACGGTTCGGCTGTCGGCAATCCCGGCTGGGGCAACAATGAGCTGGAATGGTATACAAATGACGAGAAGAATGTGAAGGAAACGGACGGCAATCTGGTCATTACTGCAATCAAAGAGGCGCAGAACGGTAAGGAATATACCTCCTCACGGATTAAGACGAATGGGTTGTTCAGCAAGAAATACGGTAAATTCGAGATCCGGGCGAAAGCTCCGACTGGCAAAGGCTTATGGCCGGCAATCTGGATGCTGCCGGAGAATTATGAGTACGGCAATTGGGCCGCATCCGGCGAGATCGATATTATGGAAGGCTGGGGCAGCCGTCCGAACACTGTTGCCGGCACCATTCATTACGGGTCCCAGTGGCCGGATAATGTCTACTCCGGCAAAGAATATGTGTTCCCGGGTAACGGGACCATTGCGCAGTTCCACACCTACTCCATCGAATGGGAACCGGGGGAAATCCGCTGGTATGTAGACGGCGTTCTCTACTCGACCAAAAATGACTGGTACAGCCTCAGCAGCGGCCAGCCGGCCAATAATGCTTATCCGGCACCGTTCAACCAGGAGTTCCATCTCCTGCTGAATCTGGCGGTGGGCGGCAACTTTGACGGCAATCCGACAGCTGAGACGGTCTTCCCGCAGTCAATGGCAATTGATTATGTCCGGGTATATGAGCTGACGGGCAGAGCTTACCGTGAACCGGTTCCGGTTACCCTGGCGAAGGAGCCCTATCTGGAGGGTTCACTAGCTCCGCTGGCAGACGGCAACTTTATCCATAACAACGGATTCACGGAGCAGGTGGCGGGTGATGCCGGTATGGGCATTCCGAATACAGCGCATTGGGTGCTGTACAAGGAAGCCGGAGCTGATGCAGCAGTATCGCTAGAACCGGTTAACGGACGGAATTTCCTTAAGGTGAACATCAGCAGCGCGGGCGGAAATTCCTATTCGATTCAGCCGCAGGCGATCGTGTCACTGGCCAAAGGAAGATTCTACAAGCTCAGCTTTGATGCGAAAACGGATGCTTCGCGGAGCATGAATGCCAGGTTGACGGGCGGAGCATCACGGGGTTATCAGGCCTATTCGCCGGGACTCAAGGCTGAGCTGACCGGAACACTGGGCCACTATGAAATGATGTTCCAGATGAAGGAGAATTCCGATATTGCAGCACGGGTTGAATTCAACCTGGGTACGAACAGCTCACCTGTGTGGCTGGGCAATGCCCGGCTGGAGGAGATTGACAGCATTCCGTTCGAACATGACAGCGCCAAGATGCCGCTGGGCAGCGGCAATCATTTGTACAACGGCACCTTTGACCTTGGTGAGACAGACCGGCTGAGCTACTGGCATACCGCAGCTTCCGGCGGGGCAGAGGTTAGCAGCCATGTTGACGGTGAGGGACAGCTGCAGCTGCAGATTACAGGCAGCGGTGCAGCAGGAGCAGATGTCATCCTGCTGCAGAAGGGGATTTTCCTGGTGCAGGGCCAGGATTACAGGCTGACCTTTGACGCGGATGTTACTTCCACCCGTACAGCGGCAGTAGAACTGCGAGGCAAGGACGGGAGGCTTTATGCCTCACGAGAGGTGCAGCTACCTGCGGGGGCGCACAGCATCACTGCCGAATTCCCGGGACTTGCCGGAGCAACCGATCATGAAGGGCAATTCGTTCTGCGGCTCGGCGGCTCACCGGGCACCGTGGGGCTGGATAATTTCGTCCTGCTTCGCACAAGCACCTATTATGATCCGTCTCTGGTCTATTACCCTCTGGTCAACGGGGACTTCAGCTTTGGCTGGAGCAGCTGGGAACGGCTGTTGACTGAGCAGGGCGGACAGAGCGCGGCAGCCGTAACGGATGGGGCCGCCAAATTTAGCATTTCGAATACCGGCAGCCAGAATTATTCGGTCATGCTGTTCCAGAACGGGCTGAAGGTGGCTAGCGGAACAGAATATATCATTGAGTTCGATGCCAAATCCAGCGTTGCCCGCAAAATCAGCGTCAACGCTGAGAATGCGTCGTATAAGCCTTCTTTTAGCCAGACCATTGATGTATCGCCGGATGGCGCCCATTACAGGTTCGAATTCCGCCAGGGTGAGAAGGATACGCTGTCGCTGAAATTCCTCATGGGCAAAGTGGATGGCGTCAGTATTCCCGGATCCCATGATATTACGATTGATAATGTGAAGTTTGAGATTAAGAATGCCCCCGCCAAGCCGCAGGAGCTGCTGGCTGACAGCAGCAATAACAGAGTCGGGCAGCCGATTGAGCTGACATTCATAGACAATGCCGCCTGGCGCAGCAAGATTGGCGCGGTCAAGGTGAATGGAACTGCAGTAGCAGTCGGACAATATACGGTTCAGCCCGGTGTTATCACTATCGCTGCCGCAGTCTTCCCGGCTGAAGGAAGCTACGCGGTCACTGTGGAAGCCGGGGGTTATGTGAATGCGGCTGTCACGCAGGCCATTCTGGCGAATGACAATAATCTGGTGGTTAACGGGTCATTCAGCAGCGGCCGCACCGGCTGGTCTACATGGTCGGGGGAAGGCGGGGCTGCTGCATTTAGTGCAGATGAGGGTGTGGCTAATATCGCGATCAGCGCCGCCGGCAGCCAGACCTGGGCCAACCAGTTCTTCCAGGAAGGCATCCAGCTTCAGGCCGGCAAAACCTATGAGCTGAGCTTTAAGGCGAAATCGACGGTACCGCGGCAGATTATCGTGGAATACAGCGGAACCTCTGCAGCTTCTGCGCAGGCACGGTTCAATATTACTGCCACTTGGGCGACATACAGCGCACAATTTACGGTGGCTGACGGCAGTGCGCTGAAGCTGAACTATCTGATCGGTGCAACACTTGGCGTTGACAAAACAGCGAATAGTACGCCGCACACGATATCTTTGGACGACATTACGATCAGAGAGGTGACCGGCGGTACACCTGTGGAGCCTGCAACGGGCACCTTGGATAACGGCACCTTTGATCCCTCGAAGGGCTTGGCCGGCTGGACGCAGTATTTCGACGGAACCGGATCTGCCCAGGCCCTGAACGGGGAATTGGCTGTCAGCCTGACAGGAACGGGCGGAGCCAATTACAGTGCGCAGGTGGATTACGCCGAACTGAAGCTTGAACAGGGTAAGACGTATAAGCTGACGTTTCAGGCCCGCTCTGACGTTGACCGTCTGATCGAAGTGGCTGTAGAGCATAAAGGAGGGGATTACACCAAATATCTGCCGGCCCGGCAGGTTGCTCTGACGAATACAATGAGCGAATACAGCTATACCTTTACTATGGATGGGGCAACGGATTCACTCGTGCATCTGGTGTTTCTCATGGGACTTATCGCAGGCAACAGCGCGGAAACGAATCAAGCGATTAAAGCAGGGAATCAAATTGTAATTGACAACGTAACACTCGTGGAGATTCCTTAA